The window tACAGGATCTGgacaggtggcagatgttgctgtttggAAGGATTTTCTGGGTTGATTTCAGAGGTGTCTGTCGGCCCAAAATTcaggtctgtaatcacccatatTGTCCCAATCAAAGTTGAGTTAAAattacataggaacataagataatggcccattcagtccaacactctgtgacaaacagtggcaaaaaaaagccccaggtgccatcaagaggtccatcagtggggctaggacattagaagccctcccactgtttcccccctccccaagcaccaaggatacagagcatcactgccccagacagagagttccaacaatacgctgtggctaatagccattgatgggactctgctccatatatttatccaatcccttcttgaagctgtctatgcttgtatccgccaccacctcctgtttctGTTTCAGTCTTCAGTTATCTGGAATAAATGATGGATTTTCCCCCAGTGTTTCACAGTCATAGTTGGCTGCAAGGTATGCCTGTTACTGCATCAAGAACATCATGCTTGCAGTCGGAGATTGTACGTTTAAAAACAGTGTTGGATTTTTTTACCCAGTTTCACCCAATTCTCCTCCTTTCCATAGGTTCcaacccacatggcttttgtaaaTGCAAACCCCATGCTTTCCAACCTAGCCTTTTTTGGGTGATTTTGGGGCCTCAGCTTTTGTTTTCAACAGAAGAAAATCTGGTTGGATCCTGCCAAAGTTACAGATCTTCCCATGCTGTGTGACTTCAATTTGCAAGAAGGGTTAATGTTTTGACTGAATGCTTCCTTGtgtaaaaaaggaaaataatgtgCAGTGGAAAGGCATGTTAACCTTTCTACTGTCAGTGAACTGCTGACATATTCAAATAGAAGATCTACCGCCTGCAGTCTGAAGTTGAACAGTCTTGGAAGTGCTCTACCACGACATTTCTGTAGTTTGGTTCCGTGTCTAGGAGCAGGGTGGTTTACATTGGGCAAGGTTTGGGTTAGGGTTCTGATTGTGATTAGTTCATATATGTTACACTAATCTTTATAAAACTTGTGGTCCTGAGCAAACTCAGTATTCTACTTTTATATAGCAAGATGGTGTTAATGTGCACTGCCTTCTTTGTAGTGCATCATTCGCTGTGATGAAGATGAGACTCACCTTGCGTCGGTATACTGCACTGTCTGCGCAACTCACCTGTGCGCAGAGTGCTCGCAGCTTACGCATTCTACCAAGACTCTAGCAAAACACAGACGTGTGCCCCTTGCTGATAAACCTCATGAGAAGACAATGTGTTCTCAGCACCAGGTGCATGCCATTGAATTCGTGTGCTTGGAAGAAGGCTGTCAAGCCAGCCCCCTTATGTGTTGCGTCTGCAAAGAATATGGAAAGCATCAGGGTCACAAAGTATGTATtcttcatttcctccccccccccccccagtagtgcTAAAAAATATGTGGCTGTCTGAGAAGGGGAATGTATgtgttaattattttatttataagttATTTTCAAATAACAGTTCActcccttctccttttctttcttctttgctttaATAATGAAAAAGCCACCAGACCCTTGTCTTTCTTTGCCCTATGGTTACATGAGCTTGTTACATATCACTTGCTTCGAAAGAAAGAGGGCTATTTACATTTTCAAAAGGAAAACGGCCCAGCTATCTGTGCCCACACTGTCAGAGGTGCAGTGGGCAGCAATCAGAGATGGGGCTTTTTCATGctagattttaattaatttttaaaaagtgttttaggATTTTATTATGCTTTATTTTGTAAGCTTCAGGTTTCTTGGAGAAGTGGTGTGAAATTCCTCTAAatgataaattaataaataagggAGTGATTCTTATTGATGCCCCTCTCCCACTGCCAGCCCCTTCTTTGCTCTCTATCCTGTTCCTGAGGGTCTACTGACCAACAGGCACAAAATTGCAAAGGGCCCAGTGGCCTGTGACAGGAGGGGAAAACGGGAAGTTTCTGTTCCTTGAAGGCCACTCTGCCTGTTGACCAAGACATGGTTATGAGTGTGCTTCGTTTGGTATCCAGCACCATCCAGTTTTTATGTTTCACCTTTCCTGATATTTTTGTAAACACTTGAGAGGCAATAATGCTTTCCATATTTCTGTGATTGTTTGTTTCAGTCACCTGTTAAAATTAATAATTCATCATCATTTAGGGATAAATTTTTTCTAGATGCTTGTTCTTCTACTATTTCCCCCTTCCATAGTGTATGAGAGGGGAGATTAGGTGGAGAGTATGGATGGGAAGAATGTTACAGAATATTCACACTTCCTTTTGATGCTTTCTTCTTAGCACAGTGTTTTGGAACCAGAAGCAAACCAGATTCGTGCTTCCATTTTAGACATGGCACATTGCATAAGGACCTTCACAGAGGAGATCTCAGATTATTCTCGGAAACTAGTTGGAATAGTTCAACAGATAGAAGGAGGAGAACAGATAATTGAAGATGGTGTTGGGATGGCCCATACAGAACATGTAAAGCATCTTGTCCTTTTCTTGCGTGTAATTTTTTGTGTAAATGGAATATTTTTCCCCTTGTATATTTTCATAGTAGTAGTCTATGCCATTTGGTATTGAAACAAGTCATAAAAGCTATTTCAGAAGTCATTAGGTAAGCCGTGGAGTACGGCCAGGATCATCTTTGTTAACTCGTTGTTgtatggaggaaggaagaaaacaagAGCATTCAGGAAAAGGAAATATAATTGCTTGTGTCCATCCATCCACCTGTCCATCCATTCATGGAAGTCACATGAAGTTTTCCTGCATTCATCTCCTTTCCTACAACTCCTTACAACACCCAGAAAGCCATTCCTGGGGTTGCAGGATCTATGCAGAGTATTAGCCACATGGGTCAAAAATGAGGGAGGACAAGGGGAGAAACTCACCCCTTCCCTCAAAGAAGATGTGCTTGCAGAAGAGGAATGATTTCATGTCCTTATCTCATCTTACTCCAGTCCCGGAATCCATACAACCATGTCTTTCCAGGAGCGGAAAGAGCTGTGGGgatggtgagaagcagagggagcTCTGTGTCCTTTGCATACACACCAGACCAGTTTATTTTACTGAAATTAATGTTGATGAAAAATATGGCTGGAATCTAGTTAGCCAGGACTTGACAAATCCCAGGTGCTTGGTTGTCATGGTGTCCTGGAATTTCATTGAGGCACCTAGTATTTTCAGCAATGATTTTATGATGGTGACTCTCAGAAGTAATGAGGCTTCTTCATTTGCTTCTTGTATGTTAGCTTTACATCCTTCAGTGGTGGTGCATGAATTCATTTTTAACCAGTTAAATGGAGCTTTAAAAAACAGTAATGAAATTATGAGAAATGAGGGAGAGTTTAGGTTAAGGTTAGAGGTTAGCTTTTTGTTGAAAAGATGACAAGGGTTACTCCCATATTTATTTACGTAATACAGTACCTTTAATAAAATCTCAAGAAATGTTGAAGAAGCTAAGATTAGATTTCATGGTACTGATCACTGGTAAAAAGTGATCATTGAAATAAAAAAGCCTGAAAGCTGTTCCATAAGTCTGGCTCCAGAATTTTGGGTGTGGCTCCTCAGGTCAAAGAAAATTTGTCAAGGCTGGCATAGCTACTTTAATCATGTTTCTTGGAACAgcagaccccctccccccaaaatcatGTTGCCAGCTGCCTCAGTGGCTGCCTAGACAGCATGGGAGCAGCTGTTCAAGAAATACAAACCTTTGGCTATATAGAGCATCTTTGTATCACAGCCTACGTATGAAAGATTTAAATACTCAGTCTTAGGAATGCATCGCTTTCAGTTTTCTCTATGCTGCAGTATATCTAGCTGATATCACTTTGTGTTTATTCAGGGGCAGCAACTTCTCTAGTGAACAAAATGGCCAACTTGCATATTTTCCTTGTTTGCAGTAggatcatttaaaaaaatgaacataaACATCAGAATATGCCTGTCTGGGGGACATCTTATACTTCAACTCGTGTAGCAGTTTGTGCCTGATCCCTAATACTGGAGCAGTATAGAGTTCTGCATGCATTTTCCAAATGTATAGAACAGTCCATTACTCTTAGGTTTCCTTGTGTAaactctttttgttgttgttttaaaagaaatctgTTAACAGCTTTATTCTGCAATCTTTTGTTGTGAAGAGGACAGGAGAAGAACTGAATAGGGTTAAATTATTCAAGGGGAAACAAATCTCTTTTTGTTATGCATTTTGTAATTTGAGACTGACAGTAACTAGGGTGGGCCAGCATTTTTCAGCTCCTTATCAGAGGACCAGATATCACAGCAAACCCCATACTGTTAAGGCTATTTCCAGTAGAGGCAATTTGTGTGAATGTACCAGCTGTGTTGATGAGGAGCCATGATACTGCTAATATCTAATGTTCTGATTCTGGAGTTAGCACTTCCCAAACATGAGCTGTGTTTAAAAAACCCCATGAGATTTGAACACATACAGTATTTTGTCCTTTGTTTTGAGTATTCCTAATCCACCAGCATTGTATTCTCaactttccccagaaaaatgcaagttagaagcaatttaaagaaataaaaatatatacctCTTTAGACAAAGCTTACAGCAAATGACTTTAGTAGCTAAATACAATATAGAGTCAGAAGCAGGGCTAATGCAAGGTAGAAGATAAAGCTCTCATCATAACTGGTATCTCAGTGCCCTGTCTCCTTGATTTCACAACTCTGATTGCCCAGGTTCCAGGCACTGCAGAGAATGCCCGCTCGTGTGTCCGAGCCTATTTTTCTGATCTTCATGAAACTCTCTGTCGTCAAGAAGAAATGGCTCTCAGTGTGGTTGATGCCCATGTGCGAGAAAAATTGATTTGGCTCAGGCAGCAGCAAGAAGACATGACTATCTTGTTGTCACAGGTTTCAACTGCTTGCCTTCACTGTGAAAAGACATTGCAGCAGGTAAGGGAGCCACCATAATGTGGTTGAGATCCCTAGTTGGATATATGAATGGTGGCAATATTAGGGTGGTTAGTTTCTTTTGAGTATTTTTGTGTACATATGAAATTTCTATAGAAGGCTACTAGTTAGAGATAGGTCTGACTTTGAGATGAAAAATATATGTGATATTTTGTGACATTTACTGTTTCTGCACTTGAACATTAAAACAGAGCTCTTCAACTTTATACGTCCAAGATGaaaggaaacatttttttaaaaaaagcacaatTAATCCATGAAATAGGATTTAAAAGAATGTTACTACTTTGATTGTCCTTTTCTAATTTTAAATCTTTTGAGAACTAACTATCCATATTCCATTTTACTGAAGGACAAATTGACCTGTGTTCTATCAGTTGGATACAACAGTTCCTTTTCTTGCATCAGTCAACATCAGTGACATTATATCCATTTACATCAGGAGCATCTGCAATATCATGATTAATGTCCCACCTTTTCTCATGACTCAGGGTGTCTTACAATAATGTTTTATTTCCCATTTTAGGtggacccccccccaaaaaaatcttttcTCTCACCTTCCTGTCTTGCATTCTCTCTTTTTAAGTATGAATAAGGTGAACTTCAAAAACAACCAAATATTTATACTGCTTGAGTTTAACATTTCTTTGACTGTTTAGTCATAAATTGGATTGTTTAATCaatataaattttatttgttGGATCTGAAAGGGAGAACACAGGAACAATGTGGTTTTGTTGCATTAAATCTAGTTTCTTTGTATTGTACTTTAGGATGACTGCAGAGTTGTGTTGGCTAAGCTAGAAATCACAAGACTTCTGGAAACATTGCAGAAGCAGCAACAGCAATTTACAGAGCTTGCAGACCACATACAGCTTGATGCTAGCATTCCAGTCACTTTCACAAAGGTACAGAACTCTTAATTTTTAGGTTATTTAAACTTCTGGCCATGAGTCTGGATCAGTGTGACTTTTGtactttttcctttccttccccactccccccaatAGCAAACACGTTTTGCATTGCATCTGGTGTGGTGTATCAGAGGTAATTTGAAACACAGTTCAGGGAAGGAATGTTCAGTGAAGGGAAACGCTCAGCTGTGTTCCAATGAgacgaagaagacgacgactgcagatttataccctgcccttctctctgaatcagagactcagagcggcttacaatctcctatatcttctcccctaacaacagacaccctgtgaggtaggtggggctgagagggctctcacagcagctgccctttcaagaacaactcctgtgatagttatggctaatccaaggccattccagcagttgtaagtggaggagtggggaattgaacccggttctcccagataagagtccacacatttaaccattacaccaaactggttgaaattcctcccctcctcaaaccccactcacctcaggcttcaccccccctcccctaatTCTGCTGAAAGCAGAATTAAATCATCCCCATATATGACTTTTAAGCATTCTTCCTTTCTCAGTCATATACATTTTAAAGTAATAGGTAATCTGGTGTATCTGGGTGAAAGAGTCTCCTGCTATTCCCTATTTCTGACATGTCCATGGACACTTCAAAGCACAGTAGCTATCAGTCTCCATTAATTTACATTGAGCTGGTGAAAGACTGCTGCTTCTGAGTTGCATAGCCATGAGAGTTTGTATAATTGTCAGTTTAGGAAAATGTAGTTGTTTACTCTCAAAAGGCTAAAATAGCAACCATTCTGATATTGACTCTTGTAGTACTGAACAAGAAACTTTCCATTTGGATCAGTGGGGAAAATTAGTCACTTCGGAACTTAGTACTTAATGTTTATACTAAATTTTCCACTTGTTAGTAGCTCTTCAAAAATCTGGCTACTGCTGCTTATCTCTTCCTAGCAATCAAAAAACATCCAGGATTTCGTATGATTCTTCActggggttaccaacctccaggtggtagctggagatctcctgggattacaactgctctctaggctacagagatgagttcatttggagaaaatggccactttggaaggtggactgtatggcattataccttgctgaagtccctcACCTAATCAaaccccacccaccacccaccccgttctccagctttttcccaacccagagctgacaaccttgTTTTTCACTTTCCTACACTCCTTAAGTATCAGTTGATTCATACTgggtttgccagtttggtgtagtggttcagaacAGCTTAAGTGtagaacagtttggtgtagtagttaacagtggtagactctaatctgggtttgattcaactctcttccacatgcagttgctgggtgaccttggatcagtcatggttctcacagaactgttctctcgagcagttctctcagagctctctcagctccacctaccttacaggagggtgtctgttgtggggagaggaaggggaagagattGAAAACCGCTCTgtgactccgagtgaagggcagggaataaatccaactcttctctcACACTTAACTCATGAATGTAAGCTGCATTCGTGAACATGAAATATCTATATcctggaacaaagttggagtccatgtATTGCCTTGTGATGGTGGACTCTCTCCATCATTCTCCAGtgctgacatgtttattgccttcTTCCCACACAACTGATACTATCCTGACCAAACTTggtattctttcaatttgttaattttactattttgccattggattctaactttgtactattttgcatatttaactactgcccaccagctatatgtagcactggttgtctgatgaagtgtgcatgcacatgaaagcttatatgctTAATAAAAattgcttggtcttaaaggtgctactggactccaactttgttctgttgcttcagaccaacacagctgcccacctggatctatgtatCCTGGATAAGATACCACTGCTGAGATCCAAAGAGCACGATGTGCCTGCCCATATCCATTCACAGACCTTGAAATGCCCATCtttcccccagtttggtgtagtggttaaatgcgtggactcatatctgagagaaccaggtttgattccctgctcctccgcttacagctgctggaatggccttgggtcagccatagctcttacagagcttgtccttgaaagggcaactgctgcgagagtcctctcagccccacctacctcacacagtgtttgttgtggggctgaaacataaaggagattgtgggccactctgagactgagattgagagtggagggcggaatataaatccaatgtcgtcttatttCTGTTTCTTATTTGACTGTATTGAAGGCTACTCTGGAAGATCACTTGGTGTTTGGAAGTTGCTTTGCTTTATGGGCTCAGTTTTGATGATGCTTCTTCAAGGCACTCTCTTTATTCCTCTTGCTTTCAGGACAACAGGGTACACATTGGGCCAAAAATGGAGATTCGGGTTGTAACTCTGGGACTAGATGGAGCTGGCAAAACAACTATTTTATTTAAATTAAAGCAAGATGAGTTCATGCAACCTATTCCAACAATAGGCAAGTAACAGTATATTGAGAATAATATTTTATGTAGAAACAGTCTGTTAGAAATATGACTTAAAAGTGTTGGGTTTCCTCCTAGGTTTTAATGTTGAGACTGTAGAATATAAGAATCTGAAGTTCACTATTTGGGATGTAGGAGGTAAACACAAGCTGAGACCTTTATGGAAACATTATTACCTCAACACACAAGGTAAGAGTGAGCACATATTTTGTGTAATTAAAGTATGAAATAAATATAGGATAAGATAGTGGAAAATTGCTAAGCTTCTTTCTAAGTCTGTAGTCATGAATTTATCTACTAGAACGTAGGTTTCATTGGCCTCCCATGtgtgtattattttaaaatagaCATGTATATGATTTAGTTGCCAAATATTTCATCTGATAGATCATGGTGTCTGTGAAGATTGATTTGTATGATTGTATGTTGCGCTATCATAGATTAGCTGTATAACCAGTTTAAATGGGATTTGAAACTTCAGAGGGTTAACTTTCTCAAGCAATCGGATGCATTTTTTAACTTTCAGGATTCAGTTAGACTGCATCTGTCTCATGCCAGTTTATAAAGTTACATTAACTGCTTCATTATTAGTAATAAACATGTTCTGAAAGATGTTTTCCAAAATCTAGTTAAAATGTAATTTATAGGACTAACATCTGATCTCCCTTCACAC is drawn from Heteronotia binoei isolate CCM8104 ecotype False Entrance Well chromosome 4, APGP_CSIRO_Hbin_v1, whole genome shotgun sequence and contains these coding sequences:
- the TRIM23 gene encoding E3 ubiquitin-protein ligase TRIM23, whose product is MAAFSVNKVGAGAGMEAGNRQSRGSAGPVVKVLECGVCEDVFSLQGDKVPRLLLCGHTVCHDCLTRLPLHGRAVRCPFDRQVTELGDSGVWGLKKNFALLELLERLQNGLGGQCGATEEAIGLSGECIIRCDEDETHLASVYCTVCATHLCAECSQLTHSTKTLAKHRRVPLADKPHEKTMCSQHQVHAIEFVCLEEGCQASPLMCCVCKEYGKHQGHKHSVLEPEANQIRASILDMAHCIRTFTEEISDYSRKLVGIVQQIEGGEQIIEDGVGMAHTEHVPGTAENARSCVRAYFSDLHETLCRQEEMALSVVDAHVREKLIWLRQQQEDMTILLSQVSTACLHCEKTLQQDDCRVVLAKLEITRLLETLQKQQQQFTELADHIQLDASIPVTFTKDNRVHIGPKMEIRVVTLGLDGAGKTTILFKLKQDEFMQPIPTIGFNVETVEYKNLKFTIWDVGGKHKLRPLWKHYYLNTQAVVFVIDSSHRDRVNEAHSELAKLLTEKELRDALLLIFANKQDVAGALSVEEITELLSLHKLCCGRNWYIQGCDARSGMGLYEGLDWLSRHLVAAGVLDVA